One genomic segment of Methylocystis sp. SC2 includes these proteins:
- the map gene encoding type I methionyl aminopeptidase: MTFIESHLAPAARKSGQIKLHGPKDFEGMRAAGRLTAQALDMLVEQVKPGVTTQALDDLVFDFAMAHGAYPAPLDYRGYRKSICTSINHVVCHGVPDNKPLREGDIVNIDVTFILDGWHGDASRMFAVGEIPRRAQRLIDVTYEALERGVAAVKPGATTGDIGAAIQHYAESERCSVVRDFCGHGLGRVFHDEPNILHYGVKGEGVELRPGMFFTIEPMINLGRSQVKILSDGWTAVTRDRSLSAQFEHSVAVTETGVEVFTKSPAGLDNPSAARADA, translated from the coding sequence ATGACCTTTATCGAATCTCATCTCGCGCCCGCCGCGCGCAAAAGCGGACAGATCAAGCTGCATGGTCCTAAGGATTTCGAGGGCATGCGCGCCGCGGGCAGGCTGACGGCGCAGGCGCTGGACATGCTGGTCGAACAGGTCAAGCCGGGCGTGACGACGCAGGCGCTCGACGATCTGGTTTTCGACTTCGCCATGGCGCATGGCGCCTATCCCGCGCCGCTCGACTATCGGGGCTATCGAAAATCCATCTGCACCTCCATCAATCATGTCGTCTGCCATGGCGTGCCGGACAATAAGCCGCTGCGCGAAGGCGACATCGTCAATATCGACGTGACCTTCATCCTCGACGGCTGGCACGGCGACGCCAGCCGCATGTTCGCCGTCGGCGAAATTCCACGACGGGCGCAACGACTGATCGACGTGACCTATGAGGCGCTTGAGCGGGGCGTCGCCGCCGTCAAGCCTGGCGCGACGACGGGCGACATCGGCGCGGCGATTCAGCACTATGCCGAAAGCGAGCGCTGTTCGGTCGTGCGCGATTTTTGCGGCCACGGGCTCGGGCGCGTCTTCCACGACGAGCCGAATATTCTGCACTATGGCGTCAAGGGCGAGGGCGTCGAGCTGCGGCCGGGCATGTTCTTCACCATTGAGCCGATGATCAATCTCGGCCGGTCGCAGGTGAAAATATTGTCGGACGGCTGGACGGCCGTCACCCGCGACCGGTCTCTTTCCGCGCAGTTCGAACATTCGGTCGCCGTCACCGAGACGGGCGTGGAAGTCTTCACCAAGTCGCCGGCGGGGCTCGACAATCCCTCTGCCGCGCGCGCCGACGCATGA
- a CDS encoding adenosine deaminase, whose product MSNAAQDFVTGLPKAELHLHIEGTLEPEMAFALAERNGVKLPYASVDAMRRLYDFQNLEDFLELYYQATQALLTERDFYDLARAYLDRAREESIRHAEIFFDPQAHMRRGVPFGPVVEGLSAALNDAAREGGPTAQLIMCFLRDLDAADAFATLEAARPWLDRITGIGLDSAEAGNPPGKFTEVYERARSLGLRAVTHAGEEGPAAYVAEALDRLKVERIDHGVHAIDDAALVQRLAREGVPLTVCPLSNIRLCVYPDMRAHPIQRLFEAGVVVTVNSDDPAYFGGYVNENYRAIQQTFALGAAELMQLAKKSFSASFLSDDEKKERIAEVDAYAQAHGG is encoded by the coding sequence GTGTCGAACGCAGCCCAAGACTTCGTCACCGGGCTCCCGAAGGCGGAGCTTCACCTTCACATCGAGGGAACGCTTGAGCCCGAGATGGCCTTCGCGCTCGCCGAACGCAATGGCGTCAAGCTGCCGTATGCGTCCGTCGATGCGATGCGCCGCTTATACGATTTTCAAAACCTCGAGGACTTTCTCGAGCTCTATTATCAGGCGACGCAGGCGCTTTTGACCGAGCGAGACTTCTACGATCTGGCGCGGGCCTATCTCGACCGCGCCCGCGAGGAAAGCATCCGCCACGCTGAAATCTTTTTCGATCCGCAGGCGCATATGCGACGCGGCGTTCCCTTCGGTCCGGTCGTTGAGGGATTGAGCGCGGCGCTGAACGACGCTGCGCGCGAGGGCGGGCCGACGGCGCAGCTCATCATGTGCTTTTTGCGCGATCTCGATGCGGCGGACGCTTTCGCCACACTCGAAGCGGCGCGCCCCTGGCTCGATCGCATTACCGGAATCGGACTGGATTCCGCAGAAGCCGGTAATCCGCCGGGCAAGTTCACTGAAGTCTATGAGCGCGCCCGTTCGCTCGGTCTGCGCGCCGTGACGCATGCGGGCGAAGAGGGACCCGCCGCCTATGTCGCCGAAGCGCTGGACCGCTTGAAGGTCGAGCGCATCGACCACGGCGTGCACGCGATCGACGACGCCGCCCTGGTTCAGCGGCTCGCGCGCGAGGGGGTTCCGCTGACGGTCTGTCCGCTGTCGAATATACGCCTCTGCGTCTATCCCGACATGCGTGCGCATCCGATTCAGCGGCTCTTCGAGGCAGGCGTCGTCGTGACCGTCAATTCCGACGATCCGGCCTATTTCGGCGGCTATGTGAACGAGAATTACCGCGCGATTCAGCAGACTTTCGCGTTGGGAGCGGCCGAGCTGATGCAATTGGCGAAAAAAAGTTTCTCCGCCTCATTTCTTTCTGACGATGAAAAGAAAGAGAGGATCGCCGAGGTCGACGCCTATGCGCAAGCGCATGGCGGCTAA
- a CDS encoding ABC transporter ATP-binding protein/permease, producing the protein MRKLSVAVAVFAALTALVGAHKGDSSLFVLVAAAALCAYTTWRAADMSSFLKIFAFIFSTETIVFGLVALAQAEGLWPESMKDYAPPETMPLTVAVFSIIVYAISHIPVVREMTRIADLYFSSRDRGEGRVWPFRPFAARESAIAIAMVVVLVLLNQGQVGITVRLSFFNRDWYNAIQEKNAPEFWRQLLFVFTPWAFVYVASVIIEFVLQSMLIIRWRRWLTEHYIERWLGAHTHYGMALAGSGADNPDQRIAEDVNRFISGGEEGYGVYSYSILLIATLSSLVSFAYVLWDLSGNYPLPGTEIYVPGFLFWAVLIYAAVGTLVTHLIGRTLTGLYFDRQRREADFRFSLARMREYSEQIALLGGEPAERGSLLRRFAGIIVNYLAIVQKRKQLMAFTSTYGQLSPIIPYVITAPFYFAGRITLGVMTQTASAFGRVESALTFFINYYTSLANFKSVLDRLTSFDHAIDTARAQTSATQIIAPTDGADMRLRGLTLALPDGREIVTVDDLTLAAGQSALLTGPSGSGKSTLFRAIAGIWPYASGEVLTPRGAKVMLAPQRPYIPMGALAEAIVYPGHVDDYSQAEVQEALRAARLAPFVERLDEENNWGQRLSGGEQQRVAIARALLAKPDWLFLDEATSALDEQLEEDIYAMLRERLPGATIVSIGHRSTLHAFHDRYIVMEPSAGGVFSPRDKVLA; encoded by the coding sequence ATGCGGAAATTAAGCGTGGCGGTCGCGGTCTTCGCGGCGCTTACCGCGCTGGTCGGCGCCCACAAAGGCGACTCCAGCCTATTCGTCCTCGTCGCGGCGGCGGCGCTCTGCGCCTATACCACATGGCGCGCGGCCGACATGTCGAGCTTCCTGAAAATCTTCGCCTTCATTTTTTCGACGGAGACGATCGTCTTCGGACTCGTCGCCCTCGCCCAGGCGGAAGGCCTGTGGCCGGAGTCGATGAAGGATTATGCGCCGCCCGAAACCATGCCGCTCACCGTGGCGGTGTTCTCGATCATCGTTTACGCCATCTCGCACATTCCGGTCGTGAGGGAGATGACGCGCATCGCCGATCTTTATTTCAGTTCACGCGATCGTGGCGAAGGGCGCGTCTGGCCATTCCGGCCCTTTGCGGCGCGCGAGAGCGCCATCGCCATCGCCATGGTGGTGGTGCTGGTGCTCCTCAATCAAGGACAGGTCGGCATCACCGTGCGCCTGTCCTTCTTCAATCGCGACTGGTACAACGCCATTCAAGAAAAGAACGCTCCGGAGTTCTGGCGGCAGCTCCTCTTCGTGTTCACGCCATGGGCTTTCGTTTACGTCGCCTCCGTGATCATCGAATTCGTTCTGCAGTCGATGCTGATCATCCGCTGGCGTCGATGGCTGACGGAACATTATATCGAGCGCTGGCTCGGCGCGCACACGCATTATGGGATGGCGCTCGCCGGGAGCGGCGCCGACAATCCGGACCAGCGCATCGCCGAAGACGTGAATCGCTTCATCAGCGGCGGGGAGGAAGGCTATGGCGTCTACTCCTATTCGATCCTGCTGATCGCCACCTTGAGTTCGCTCGTTTCCTTCGCCTATGTGCTCTGGGATCTTTCCGGCAATTATCCGCTGCCAGGAACGGAGATCTATGTGCCCGGCTTCCTGTTCTGGGCGGTGCTGATCTATGCGGCGGTGGGAACGCTGGTGACGCATCTTATCGGCCGCACTCTCACCGGGCTCTACTTCGATCGGCAGAGACGCGAGGCCGATTTCCGCTTTTCGCTGGCCCGCATGCGCGAATACAGCGAGCAGATCGCGCTGCTCGGCGGCGAGCCCGCCGAGCGCGGCTCGCTGCTGCGGCGCTTCGCCGGCATTATCGTCAACTATCTGGCGATCGTGCAGAAGCGCAAGCAGCTGATGGCGTTCACCTCCACCTACGGACAGCTTTCGCCGATCATCCCTTACGTGATCACGGCGCCCTTCTATTTCGCCGGGCGCATTACGCTCGGCGTCATGACGCAGACGGCGAGCGCTTTCGGGCGGGTGGAGAGCGCGCTGACCTTCTTCATCAACTATTACACCTCTCTCGCCAATTTTAAGTCCGTGCTCGACCGCCTGACGTCCTTCGACCACGCGATCGATACGGCCCGCGCGCAGACGTCCGCGACGCAGATCATCGCGCCGACCGACGGCGCCGACATGCGCCTGCGCGGGCTGACGCTGGCTTTGCCGGACGGACGCGAAATCGTGACAGTCGACGATCTGACGCTCGCCGCCGGCCAGTCGGCGCTGCTCACCGGCCCGTCGGGCTCCGGCAAGTCGACGCTGTTTCGCGCCATCGCCGGCATCTGGCCTTACGCTTCGGGCGAGGTGCTGACTCCGCGCGGCGCGAAGGTGATGCTGGCGCCGCAGCGGCCCTACATCCCGATGGGCGCGCTGGCCGAAGCGATCGTCTATCCGGGCCACGTCGACGACTATTCGCAGGCTGAAGTGCAGGAGGCGCTGCGCGCCGCGCGGCTTGCGCCGTTCGTGGAGCGCCTCGACGAGGAAAACAACTGGGGTCAGCGGCTTTCGGGCGGCGAGCAGCAGCGCGTCGCGATCGCCCGCGCGCTTCTCGCCAAGCCGGACTGGCTTTTCCTCGACGAAGCGACGTCGGCGCTGGACGAGCAGCTCGAAGAAGACATCTACGCCATGCTGCGCGAGCGGCTGCCGGGCGCGACGATCGTCTCCATCGGCCACCGGTCGACGCTGCACGCCTTCCACGATCGATACATCGTCATGGAGCCGTCGGCCGGCGGCGTCTTCAGCCCGCGCGACAAGGTGCTTGCGTGA
- a CDS encoding RlmE family RNA methyltransferase yields MTKESGREGGRSLKTRVKTARKRSLSSTLWLERQLNDPYVARAKREGYRSRAAYKLIEMDDRYHLFKPGDRIVDLGAAPGGWSQVAAAHVKAKEGKGKVVAVDLLDMEAVDGVEFAVKDFNDPDAPEFIKNMLGGAADGVISDMAANATGHKATDHLRIVALAELAADFACDVLAEGGFFIAKVLQGGTEGQLLTRLKRDFSTVRHVKPAASRAGSAELYVLATGFRGRRDD; encoded by the coding sequence GTGACGAAAGAGTCCGGGCGCGAAGGCGGACGATCGCTCAAGACGCGGGTCAAGACGGCCCGCAAGCGGTCGCTCTCCTCGACGCTCTGGCTGGAGCGTCAGCTCAATGATCCCTATGTGGCGCGCGCCAAGCGCGAGGGCTACCGCTCGCGCGCCGCCTATAAGCTCATCGAGATGGATGATCGCTATCATCTCTTTAAGCCGGGCGACCGCATCGTCGATCTTGGCGCCGCTCCCGGCGGCTGGTCACAGGTCGCCGCGGCGCATGTGAAGGCGAAAGAGGGGAAGGGCAAGGTCGTCGCGGTCGATCTTCTCGACATGGAGGCGGTCGACGGCGTCGAATTCGCGGTGAAGGACTTCAACGATCCCGACGCGCCCGAGTTCATCAAGAACATGCTCGGAGGCGCCGCCGACGGCGTCATATCGGACATGGCCGCGAACGCCACCGGCCATAAGGCGACCGATCATCTGCGCATCGTCGCTCTGGCCGAGCTTGCCGCCGATTTCGCTTGCGACGTGCTGGCGGAAGGCGGCTTCTTCATCGCCAAGGTGCTGCAAGGCGGAACCGAGGGCCAGCTGCTCACGCGGCTCAAGCGCGATTTTTCGACCGTGCGCCACGTCAAGCCGGCGGCGAGCCGCGCGGGTTCGGCCGAGCTCTATGTGCTGGCGACAGGATTTCGGGGGCGGCGGGACGACTAG
- a CDS encoding DHA2 family efflux MFS transporter permease subunit, with amino-acid sequence MSYFVTPLIIATALFMEQLDGTVLATALPAMAADLHEDPVALKLALTSYLLSLAVFIPLSGWAADRFGARRVFRAAIIVFTFGSILCGLSNSLGAIVAFRIVQGLGGAMMTPVGRLVLLRTAPRHELVRAMAYLTIPALIGPMIGPPIGGFIATYFHWRYIFWINVPIGALGVMLVTRFIPNMREEWTPPLDIAGAILSGVGLSCLVFGFTIAGRGFAPAPVVVLIVALGAGALFAYVRHAKRTPYPIVDLDLLQIPTFRAAVFGGFLFRIGLGATPFLLPLLLQAGFGLSAYDAGLLTFVSAAGAMAMKTTAQPILRMFGFRRVLIVNALICAGFLALCATFSVTTPHMLIMGALLVGGFFRSLEFTALNAIAYADVDQDAMSRATSFASVAQQLSLSTGVAIGAAALEAARALRGGGALEAADFTPAFLVVAAISMTAVTQFLPLAPNAGDDLTGRRRKRA; translated from the coding sequence TTGTCCTATTTCGTCACGCCGCTCATCATCGCCACCGCGCTCTTCATGGAGCAGCTCGACGGCACCGTTCTCGCGACGGCGCTGCCGGCGATGGCGGCCGATCTTCACGAAGATCCGGTCGCGCTGAAACTGGCGCTGACGTCCTATCTTCTCTCGCTCGCGGTCTTCATTCCGCTCTCGGGCTGGGCCGCGGATCGCTTCGGCGCACGGCGCGTCTTTCGCGCGGCGATCATCGTCTTCACCTTCGGCTCCATTCTCTGCGGCCTGTCCAATTCGCTCGGCGCGATCGTGGCTTTCCGGATCGTGCAGGGCCTCGGCGGCGCGATGATGACGCCGGTCGGACGCCTCGTGCTGCTGCGCACCGCGCCGCGCCACGAACTTGTGCGCGCCATGGCCTATCTCACCATTCCGGCGCTCATCGGCCCGATGATCGGCCCGCCGATCGGCGGCTTCATCGCCACCTATTTTCATTGGCGCTATATTTTCTGGATCAATGTGCCGATCGGCGCGCTCGGCGTCATGCTGGTCACGCGCTTCATTCCGAATATGCGCGAGGAATGGACGCCGCCGCTCGACATCGCCGGCGCGATCCTCTCAGGCGTCGGCCTCTCATGCCTCGTCTTTGGCTTCACGATCGCGGGGCGCGGCTTCGCGCCGGCGCCGGTGGTGGTTTTGATCGTCGCGCTCGGGGCAGGGGCGCTATTCGCTTATGTGCGCCACGCCAAACGCACGCCTTATCCGATCGTCGATCTCGATCTCCTGCAGATCCCGACGTTCCGCGCGGCGGTTTTTGGCGGCTTTCTGTTTCGCATCGGACTCGGCGCCACGCCTTTCCTGCTGCCGCTGCTGCTGCAAGCGGGCTTCGGACTCTCCGCTTATGACGCGGGACTTCTGACCTTCGTTTCAGCGGCGGGCGCGATGGCGATGAAGACCACCGCCCAGCCGATCCTGCGGATGTTCGGCTTTCGGCGCGTGCTGATCGTCAATGCGCTCATCTGCGCCGGCTTTCTCGCGCTCTGCGCCACTTTTTCGGTGACGACGCCGCATATGCTTATCATGGGCGCGCTGCTTGTCGGCGGCTTCTTCCGCTCGCTGGAGTTCACCGCGCTCAACGCCATCGCCTACGCCGACGTCGATCAGGATGCGATGAGCCGCGCCACGAGCTTCGCCTCCGTCGCCCAGCAATTGTCGCTGTCGACGGGCGTCGCCATCGGCGCCGCGGCGTTGGAGGCGGCGCGCGCGCTGCGCGGCGGCGGCGCGCTGGAGGCGGCGGATTTTACGCCGGCGTTTCTTGTCGTGGCGGCGATTTCGATGACCGCCGTCACGCAATTCCTGCCGCTCGCGCCGAACGCGGGCGACGACCTGACCGGGCGGCGTAGAAAACGCGCATAA
- the radC gene encoding DNA repair protein RadC encodes MKKAADAASSEGSGLSDSAPHYHGHRQRLRDRFMDAGEAALADYEMLELLLFRAIARRDVKPLAKALIARFGSFAETVAARPERLREVEGLSEAAIVEIKLVEAAAKRLARGALQKRPVLSSFMEVLDYCRTAMAFAEREEFRILFLDKRNALIADEVQGVGTIDHTPVYPREIVRRALELGASALILAHNHPSGDPTPSSADIRMTKDIAAIAQPFGITVHDHLIVGRHGHASFRGLKLI; translated from the coding sequence ATGAAGAAGGCGGCTGACGCCGCATCCAGCGAGGGCTCAGGCCTGAGCGATTCCGCGCCCCACTACCACGGTCACCGGCAGCGTTTGCGCGATCGATTCATGGATGCAGGCGAAGCGGCGCTCGCCGATTACGAAATGCTGGAGCTGCTGTTGTTTCGCGCGATCGCGCGCCGCGACGTGAAGCCGCTGGCCAAGGCGCTGATCGCCCGCTTTGGCTCCTTCGCCGAGACGGTCGCGGCGCGGCCGGAGAGGCTTCGTGAAGTCGAGGGCCTCAGCGAAGCGGCGATCGTCGAAATCAAGCTTGTGGAAGCCGCTGCGAAACGCCTGGCGCGCGGCGCCTTGCAGAAACGTCCCGTGCTTTCCTCCTTCATGGAGGTGCTCGACTATTGCCGGACGGCGATGGCTTTCGCCGAGCGCGAGGAGTTTCGCATCCTGTTCCTCGACAAGCGCAACGCGCTGATCGCCGACGAGGTGCAGGGGGTCGGCACCATCGACCATACGCCGGTCTATCCGCGCGAAATCGTCAGACGCGCGCTGGAGCTTGGCGCGAGCGCGCTGATCCTGGCGCATAATCATCCCTCCGGAGATCCGACGCCATCGTCCGCTGACATACGTATGACAAAGGACATCGCCGCCATCGCGCAACCGTTCGGCATTACGGTTCACGATCACCTCATCGTCGGCCGTCATGGCCACGCCAGCTTCCGAGGGTTGAAGCTCATTTGA
- a CDS encoding carbon-nitrogen hydrolase family protein, with product MKVTLVQMNSVGDKALNLANARALIERAVVQERPDWICLPEVFDFIGGSRAEKMAAAEELPGGPAYQMCQALAREHKVFIHAGSILEKAPGEERLHNTSVAFNREGKEVARYRKIHMFDITAPDGAKYHESAAFKPGDSVVTYDCEGVTVGCAICYDLRFSYLFQALADKGADIVALPAAFTLVTGKDHWEVLCRARAIEMQAYLCAPAQTGAHKAGHETRFTYGNSLIADPWGQVVAKASEGPGLVSSYVDVDRIRKIRAMIPVAQHKVRLAV from the coding sequence ATGAAGGTTACTCTGGTTCAGATGAATTCCGTTGGCGACAAGGCCTTGAACCTCGCCAACGCCCGCGCTTTGATCGAGCGCGCCGTTGTTCAGGAGCGTCCGGACTGGATTTGTCTGCCTGAGGTCTTCGATTTCATCGGCGGTTCGCGCGCCGAGAAGATGGCCGCCGCCGAGGAGCTGCCTGGCGGTCCCGCCTATCAAATGTGCCAGGCGCTCGCGCGCGAGCACAAGGTCTTCATCCACGCCGGATCGATTCTTGAAAAAGCGCCCGGCGAGGAGCGGTTGCACAACACCAGCGTCGCCTTCAACCGCGAGGGCAAGGAGGTGGCGCGATACCGCAAGATCCACATGTTCGACATCACGGCGCCCGACGGGGCGAAATATCATGAGAGCGCCGCGTTCAAGCCGGGCGACTCCGTCGTCACCTATGACTGCGAGGGCGTCACCGTCGGCTGCGCGATCTGTTATGACCTGCGCTTTTCATATCTCTTCCAGGCGCTCGCGGATAAGGGCGCGGATATCGTCGCGCTGCCGGCGGCGTTCACGCTGGTCACCGGCAAGGATCATTGGGAAGTGCTGTGCCGCGCGCGCGCGATAGAGATGCAGGCCTATCTCTGCGCGCCGGCGCAAACGGGCGCGCATAAGGCCGGGCACGAGACGCGCTTCACATATGGCAATTCTCTGATCGCCGATCCTTGGGGCCAAGTCGTCGCGAAGGCCTCCGAAGGGCCGGGGCTCGTATCGTCCTATGTGGACGTCGACCGCATTCGTAAAATTCGCGCCATGATCCCCGTGGCGCAGCACAAGGTGAGACTCGCGGTTTGA
- a CDS encoding integration host factor subunit alpha, translating into MVRRPAPGSTLTRAALREAVYGCCPSLSRAEARKILDATFDEISEALLRGESVKLRSFGTFNVRAKRERIGRNPKTGVEATITSRRVLTFKASPVLVAHVNGDAVIPEED; encoded by the coding sequence ATGGTAAGGAGACCCGCTCCAGGCAGCACCTTGACGCGGGCGGCGCTGCGAGAGGCCGTCTATGGCTGTTGCCCGTCGCTGTCCCGCGCTGAAGCCCGCAAAATCTTGGACGCGACTTTTGACGAGATCAGCGAAGCCTTGCTCCGCGGCGAATCCGTAAAACTGCGTTCTTTCGGGACTTTCAACGTGCGCGCCAAGCGTGAGCGCATTGGCCGCAATCCCAAAACTGGCGTCGAGGCCACGATAACGTCGCGCCGTGTGCTGACCTTCAAGGCCTCGCCCGTGCTTGTCGCGCATGTCAATGGCGACGCGGTCATTCCTGAAGAGGACTGA